GCTTCCCCTTCCCAAAAACACATGCTAAGAGGGAATGTTTATGTTGATTCTTGGTTCCAAGTGTCGTTGGTTGGAGCGAACATGAATGTTGTTGAGCTGATTCATCCAGCTGGtaataaaattggaatttttttttttacccgAGCTTAGTATCAGCAATTAACAATTAACATGACCActcatgagaaaaaaaaaatagtcaacagggaaaaatggtataaaatataagatatcaGAGAAACACTGTTGAAGATTCTCTTAgattttatttgagatttttcacctatttataatttataaatatcaaGGTTTCTGACTGGGTCAAAGCAATTGGAAACAAATAAGTCACATTTCTACGTATATATAGAAGATATACAGTTTGTTTATTGGGTTTACAGGGGAAACAATGTTTAATATTATggagaataattatatatatgtaggtattttttatggtttattGAGGCAAGTTGGAAAGCTATATATGGTTGATATGTTGGCTTTATGCAATTCAACAACCATGACTCTGATCTGGTTGCTTGCACAGCTGATTATTCCGCAAGATATAAGATGAACAGTGAGAGTAAGTAAATAAGGTTGTCAATAAATAAAGGATTTTGCATCTTCCTCCATTTGAGTCTCTAAATCAAAACCTCAAATCTCTCGTACTTTGACCATTGGGAGGATGccatctctttctctttcttctctcctaTAGCTACCCCACTCCGATATTTTGCTGGTGAAACCACATATCTACCAGAAAGAGGCTCTCTTTTTATAGGAGAAAAAGGCTAGAGAACtatccttttccttttccttgtctccctcttcctcttctctttcacttcaaaCCCTAATACTTGATCGATCCTTTTTGCAATCTGTATTGGTAGTAGTGATCTAAAAACCAGTACAAAGAAAGAAGCATAGATAGGAAAACAGAGTAAACTTGTATTCCCAACCTCTCTCTGCACCAAGTATTAAATGCATGATCATCCGTGGGCTGTTTATTCCTTTGTTTACGTAACACCCTTTTGCACAAACACAGATTAAGTAAAAGCGAACCAAGCACTGTGTGCTAGTTGCAGTGTTGCAGAGCCTTAAAGACGTTGGTGGGAGGAACCACTTTCTCAACACAACTAGCTTGTCTTTCCACAACCAGAAAAATCTctctcacttttttcttttcctcttctctcgCTCCCATACCTCATTCATTCTCCAGCATACCTCTTAAATGAACTCTTGTATCTGCAACTAATCAAAATCTCTCCCAACTTCCCTCCTTCACGTCTTTCCATTTTCTGCTTTCATGGATTCGGCCAACACTAGCGGCAGTTTGCAATCTTCAAGCGGTGCCGATGAAGAGTACGATTCACGCGCCCAATCATCCTCACTCTCTGCCTTCTTAAACAACCAACAACCCCCCACCCAAGTTGCTTCCTTCAACACTGCCACTGCCACTGCCACTGCCACTGCCAGTAACCTCCTCCCACTTATCCCACCACACCACCACCAAAATACCCACATGTTCGACCCTTTATCAACTTACCTGGATCCGATTACCCAAACCTCAACATCACTTCTAAACCTTGACGTTATGTGGTCCAAACCGGGCAGATCCGAACCAAACCTTGCTAACTTGATACCTTGCTCCTCATCATCACCCTCGCCGCATAACCAAGCTTTTGTCTCCAGTCAAACAAGGGGCACCAATAGTAGTGCTTTTCCTACCTTGCCTCCAGATGGTGGTTCCCGAGGACTAATGCTTTCGGTGTCAGCCGCCAATAATGATCAAATTCAAACCCACAGCACCACCAACAGTaccaacaacaacagcaacgtGGTTCGAAACCCAAAGAAACGGTCGAGAGCTTCGAGGCGTGCACCCACCACTGTGCTAACCACAGACACCACCAATTTCCGAGCCATGGTTCAGGAATTCACAGGCATCCCCGCACCACCCTTCACATCCTCGCCTTTCCCGAGAACCAGGCTGGATCTCTTTGCTTCAGCCGCAACACCAACTTTGAGATCCAACCTTAACGTTAATGTTAACCCTTTGGACCCTCCGACGCCACCTCATTATCTTCTTCGCCCCT
This genomic stretch from Vigna radiata var. radiata cultivar VC1973A chromosome 7, Vradiata_ver6, whole genome shotgun sequence harbors:
- the LOC106765718 gene encoding probable inactive serine/threonine-protein kinase scy2 translates to MDSANTSGSLQSSSGADEEYDSRAQSSSLSAFLNNQQPPTQVASFNTATATATATASNLLPLIPPHHHQNTHMFDPLSTYLDPITQTSTSLLNLDVMWSKPGRSEPNLANLIPCSSSSPSPHNQAFVSSQTRGTNSSAFPTLPPDGGSRGLMLSVSAANNDQIQTHSTTNSTNNNSNVVRNPKKRSRASRRAPTTVLTTDTTNFRAMVQEFTGIPAPPFTSSPFPRTRLDLFASAATPTLRSNLNVNVNPLDPPTPPHYLLRPFAQKLQFRSLHPFPPSLSNNTLSPSTNSTTNSTSINYQQQQHQQNLSEHFGLMKQPLNYNNAPTLEAYHHPRYPLGNSSVLVPRPQQQPSLEIPPSLKMGVFEELGLRHESHVNTDLGCLHQNMVSSTSVGVGALSSGNNNNNNLSNANPSTEWAQRTGTITNNDCDHGGGGGGGLGGTVSYSDIAERVTNGKVHYSASSSDFHGDKGPEFSVTARSQGMVESWINCSSD